The proteins below come from a single Carnobacterium divergens DSM 20623 genomic window:
- a CDS encoding aspartate kinase: protein MKVIKFGGSSLASATQLKKVFQIVKEDSQRKVVVVSAPGKRSKADDKVTDLLIDCGTKALLNEAYQPVLVKIIARYEEMAVDLNLDLAIIDEIKRDLETLALGDKSQPDYFLDAFKASGENNNAKLIAAYFNHEGLEATYVNPMEAGLFVTDEPGNAQVLPESYERLYELRKQAGVLIVPGFFGYTKEGKLITFSRGGSDITGAILANGLQAELYENFTDVDAIYAANPNVVDKPQEIETLTYKEMRELSYAGFSVFHDEALYPAFKAGVPVQIKNTNNPHAVGTRIATTREKSPGAVVGIASSPGFSSIYIEKYLMNREIGFGRKMLEILEDAGLSYEHTPSGIDDLTVILRSNQLSESQENELLNRLKEDLHADKVVIQHNLALMMVVGEEMRCNVGTMAKASEALAEHGINIEMINQGSSEVSMMFGVQEVDEDKALKALYQAFFN from the coding sequence ATGAAAGTGATTAAATTCGGTGGGAGTTCTTTAGCTTCGGCAACCCAATTAAAAAAAGTATTTCAGATTGTAAAAGAGGATTCGCAACGTAAGGTGGTTGTCGTATCTGCTCCAGGTAAACGCTCAAAAGCTGATGACAAAGTAACGGATTTATTAATTGATTGCGGCACAAAAGCACTTTTGAATGAAGCCTATCAACCTGTTTTAGTCAAAATAATCGCGCGTTATGAAGAAATGGCGGTTGATTTGAACTTAGATTTAGCAATTATTGATGAAATTAAAAGGGATTTAGAAACACTTGCATTAGGGGATAAATCCCAACCAGACTATTTTTTAGATGCTTTTAAGGCAAGCGGAGAGAACAATAACGCAAAATTAATTGCAGCCTACTTCAACCATGAAGGGCTTGAAGCGACCTATGTCAACCCAATGGAAGCTGGTTTATTTGTCACAGATGAGCCAGGAAATGCACAAGTGCTTCCAGAATCCTATGAGCGTCTGTATGAATTAAGAAAGCAAGCAGGTGTTTTAATTGTTCCGGGTTTTTTTGGCTATACAAAAGAAGGCAAATTAATTACATTTTCCCGTGGGGGTTCAGATATTACGGGGGCTATTTTAGCCAATGGACTGCAAGCAGAGCTCTACGAAAATTTTACCGATGTAGACGCAATTTATGCAGCAAATCCTAATGTCGTAGACAAACCTCAAGAAATTGAGACACTAACGTATAAAGAAATGCGTGAACTTTCTTACGCTGGATTTTCGGTGTTTCACGACGAAGCTCTTTACCCAGCTTTTAAGGCGGGCGTACCCGTACAAATTAAAAACACGAATAACCCACATGCAGTTGGAACTAGAATTGCCACCACACGAGAAAAAAGCCCAGGAGCTGTCGTTGGAATTGCAAGCTCACCAGGATTTAGCAGTATTTATATTGAAAAATATTTGATGAATAGAGAAATTGGTTTTGGACGAAAGATGCTCGAAATTCTTGAAGATGCCGGTTTAAGCTATGAACACACTCCTTCTGGCATTGATGATTTGACAGTGATTCTTCGTAGCAATCAGCTTTCAGAAAGTCAGGAAAATGAGTTGTTAAATCGATTAAAAGAAGATTTACATGCTGATAAAGTTGTGATTCAACATAACTTAGCCTTAATGATGGTTGTGGGAGAAGAGATGCGCTGTAATGTAGGAACGATGGCAAAAGCATCAGAGGCATTAGCGGAACATGGAATCAATATTGAGATGATCAATCAAGGGTCTTCAGAAGTCAGCATGATGTTTGGCGTTCAAGAAGTAGATGAAGACAAGGCACTAAAAGCACTTTACCAAGCATTTTTCAACTAG
- a CDS encoding heavy metal translocating P-type ATPase, which produces MTFLKNNKAMTATILSGILILVGWLFKINHFETTAIIIFLTSFVIGGFKQAKEGIQDTWVNKHLNVDILMVLAAIGASIIGYWMEGALLIFIFSLSGSLEEYATEKSSKAIASLMQMQPETALKVQPDGSFLEVSINELTIGDTLFVPKGGSIPIDGLLKTDNALIDEAAITGEPIPVSKDTGAELFGGTINLNDALTMSVTKIADDTLFAKIIRLVNEAQNTPSKTATMIERIENIYVKIVLIFVPIMIAVFYFIFQWGWNESFYRGMVLLVVASPCALVASATPATLAAISNGAKRGILFKGGAYLENFSQLKAIAFDKTGTLTKGIPVVTDSFFDEQIDTQKLLNVCVALEKTSTHPLAKAIVTKFNDQTTETLEDIIIKDITGHGLECVAYNQLWRIGKKDFIFNEENLNRPFLSTAEALQLEGKTVTYISCDHQIVGYIGLLDVAKADAKEMIAFFKKQGIHTVMLTGDNEQTGKTIGTELGIDEIKANCLPEDKTAIIKELKEQYGTIGMVGDGINDAPALANASIGIAMGNGTDIAMDVADVVLMKNQLNKLTYSYQLSEKLKKVTLQNMIFSISVISLLILSNLFQMINLPLGVVGHEGSTILVILNGLRLLKTLKA; this is translated from the coding sequence ATGACTTTTCTTAAGAACAACAAAGCCATGACTGCGACTATCCTTAGCGGGATTCTTATTTTAGTAGGATGGCTATTCAAAATAAATCATTTCGAAACTACTGCAATCATTATTTTTCTCACTTCATTTGTCATTGGAGGATTTAAACAAGCTAAGGAAGGCATTCAAGATACTTGGGTCAACAAACACTTAAATGTTGATATTTTAATGGTCTTGGCTGCCATCGGTGCGTCGATTATTGGTTACTGGATGGAAGGTGCTTTATTGATCTTTATTTTTTCATTAAGCGGTTCGCTAGAAGAATACGCAACTGAAAAAAGTTCAAAGGCCATTGCCAGTTTAATGCAAATGCAGCCAGAAACCGCACTTAAAGTCCAACCCGATGGTTCATTTCTGGAGGTTTCTATTAATGAGTTAACAATTGGCGATACCTTATTTGTACCAAAAGGAGGCAGTATTCCAATTGATGGTCTATTAAAAACGGACAATGCTTTAATTGATGAAGCAGCCATTACTGGAGAGCCTATTCCTGTTTCTAAAGATACTGGCGCTGAACTGTTTGGCGGAACGATTAATTTAAATGATGCGCTGACAATGAGTGTCACTAAAATTGCAGACGACACTCTTTTTGCTAAAATTATTCGATTAGTAAACGAAGCTCAGAATACCCCTTCAAAAACAGCTACCATGATCGAACGCATTGAAAATATCTATGTAAAAATTGTTTTGATTTTTGTGCCGATTATGATTGCGGTCTTCTATTTTATTTTCCAATGGGGTTGGAACGAATCTTTTTATCGCGGCATGGTGCTATTAGTTGTTGCGTCGCCTTGTGCTTTAGTTGCATCCGCAACACCCGCTACGCTAGCAGCCATTTCAAATGGTGCAAAACGCGGAATTTTATTTAAGGGTGGCGCCTATTTAGAAAATTTTAGCCAACTAAAAGCCATTGCGTTTGATAAAACGGGAACCTTAACAAAAGGCATTCCTGTTGTAACAGATTCCTTTTTTGATGAACAAATAGACACTCAAAAGCTCTTAAATGTTTGTGTGGCTCTTGAAAAAACGTCTACTCATCCATTAGCAAAAGCAATTGTGACAAAATTCAATGATCAAACGACTGAGACTTTGGAAGACATCATTATTAAGGATATTACTGGACACGGTCTAGAATGTGTTGCTTATAATCAATTGTGGCGAATTGGGAAAAAAGATTTTATTTTTAATGAGGAAAATCTCAATCGACCTTTTTTATCAACAGCCGAAGCTTTGCAGTTAGAAGGAAAAACCGTTACGTATATTAGTTGCGACCATCAAATCGTAGGCTATATCGGACTTCTTGATGTAGCAAAAGCAGATGCAAAAGAGATGATTGCCTTCTTTAAAAAGCAAGGTATCCATACCGTTATGTTGACTGGTGATAATGAACAGACTGGAAAAACGATTGGAACAGAATTGGGAATTGATGAAATTAAGGCGAATTGCTTACCAGAAGATAAAACTGCCATCATCAAAGAACTTAAGGAACAATATGGAACGATTGGTATGGTAGGCGATGGCATCAATGACGCCCCTGCTTTGGCAAATGCTTCAATTGGAATTGCCATGGGAAATGGTACAGATATTGCAATGGATGTAGCTGACGTTGTACTCATGAAAAATCAACTGAATAAATTGACTTATAGTTATCAGCTTTCTGAAAAACTAAAAAAAGTTACGTTGCAAAATATGATTTTTTCAATTTCTGTTATCTCCTTATTAATTTTATCCAATTTATTCCAAATGATTAATTTGCCACTTGGAGTTGTAGGACATGAAGGAAGTACCATTTTGGTTATTTTAAATGGACTCCGCCTGTTAAAAACGTTAAAAGCATAA
- a CDS encoding DUF871 domain-containing protein, protein MLGISIFLGEELTEETEQYLYKMNESGFSGIFSSLHIPEDNVSHYRKRLAKLSSFAKKLNMELMVDISGEALTKIGLSFDRPIEILATGITGLRMDYAISNKTIASVSNHLKVALNASTISEEDVHELRKYGANFENMEAWHNYYPRPETGLDMPTFLEKNNWLKSLGFRIMAFVPGNGKLRGPLFQQLPTIEDHRFKHPLACSIELTKIGLVDDIYIGDPSITDETREQFKAYYQEQTLILKYTQVSHNPIYLDLITGNHWNRMDPARDVLRSAEARFKPRVEIKPEENLQPRSKGSITIDNELYGRYMGEIQITKLDLKADKKVNTIAKVVETDLDLIDWCLAGQQFKLKSMN, encoded by the coding sequence ATGTTAGGTATTTCCATCTTTTTAGGTGAAGAGTTAACAGAGGAAACAGAGCAGTATCTTTATAAAATGAATGAAAGCGGATTCTCTGGAATCTTCTCATCTCTTCATATTCCAGAAGACAACGTCAGCCATTATCGTAAGCGCTTAGCAAAACTAAGCTCGTTCGCTAAAAAACTGAACATGGAGTTAATGGTGGATATTTCTGGTGAAGCCTTAACGAAGATCGGCTTATCCTTTGATCGACCCATTGAAATTTTAGCAACTGGTATTACAGGGTTGCGAATGGATTATGCAATCTCCAATAAAACCATCGCATCCGTCAGCAATCATTTAAAAGTGGCTCTCAATGCAAGTACCATTAGTGAAGAAGACGTTCATGAATTAAGAAAATATGGAGCAAATTTTGAAAATATGGAAGCTTGGCATAACTATTATCCACGACCAGAAACAGGCTTAGACATGCCTACATTTCTTGAAAAAAATAACTGGTTAAAAAGCTTAGGTTTTAGAATAATGGCTTTTGTACCAGGCAATGGGAAATTAAGAGGGCCCCTCTTTCAACAGTTGCCAACTATAGAAGATCATCGCTTTAAGCATCCGCTAGCATGTAGCATTGAATTGACTAAAATAGGATTGGTAGATGATATTTATATTGGAGATCCTTCCATAACAGATGAAACAAGAGAACAGTTTAAAGCTTATTATCAAGAACAAACGCTTATTTTAAAGTATACGCAAGTGAGCCACAATCCCATTTATTTAGATTTAATTACTGGAAATCATTGGAACCGAATGGATCCAGCTAGAGACGTTCTACGAAGTGCGGAAGCACGATTTAAGCCAAGAGTAGAGATCAAACCAGAAGAAAATCTTCAACCCCGCTCGAAAGGAAGTATCACAATTGATAACGAATTATATGGGCGCTATATGGGAGAGATTCAGATTACCAAACTAGATTTAAAAGCAGACAAAAAAGTGAATACAATTGCAAAAGTTGTAGAGACTGATTTAGATTTAATCGATTGGTGTCTTGCAGGTCAGCAATTTAAACTAAAATCAATGAATTGA
- the murQ gene encoding N-acetylmuramic acid 6-phosphate etherase: MNLEKLTTETRNEETMRLDELSTAEVARIMNQEDQKVAVAVEKELASITTVIDNIIKSFKAGGRLIYMGAGTSGRLGVLDAAECVPTFSADPSMVQGLIAGGMEAMTVAVEGAEDSKEFGESDLKAISLTADDIVIGIAASGRTPYVIGGLEYATKVGATTATLSCNKEAEISQYATYPIEVDAGPEILTGSTRLKSGTAQKLVLNMLSTISMIGIGKVYQNLMVDVKPTNEKLEERSKRIIMQATECSYEKASLTFIEADQQVKLAIVMILTDSTKEEATEKLTKANGFIRKTI; the protein is encoded by the coding sequence ATGAATTTAGAGAAATTAACAACAGAGACAAGAAACGAAGAAACCATGCGATTGGATGAACTATCAACTGCAGAGGTCGCTCGTATTATGAACCAAGAAGACCAAAAAGTAGCCGTAGCTGTTGAAAAAGAATTAGCAAGTATCACGACAGTCATTGATAACATTATTAAATCATTTAAAGCAGGCGGACGCTTAATTTACATGGGAGCTGGAACAAGTGGTCGGTTAGGCGTACTAGATGCAGCCGAATGTGTACCAACCTTTAGTGCAGATCCATCGATGGTTCAAGGTTTAATAGCGGGTGGAATGGAAGCCATGACGGTAGCTGTTGAAGGCGCAGAGGATTCAAAAGAGTTTGGAGAATCTGATTTAAAAGCAATTTCCCTAACAGCTGATGATATTGTAATCGGAATTGCTGCCAGTGGACGGACGCCATATGTGATTGGTGGGTTAGAGTACGCAACTAAAGTAGGAGCTACAACCGCAACACTTTCATGTAATAAAGAAGCTGAAATTAGTCAATATGCAACTTACCCAATTGAAGTGGATGCAGGTCCTGAAATCTTAACCGGTTCAACACGCTTAAAATCAGGAACCGCGCAAAAATTAGTTCTGAATATGCTATCAACCATCTCGATGATTGGGATTGGAAAAGTGTATCAAAATTTAATGGTAGATGTAAAACCAACGAATGAAAAATTAGAAGAACGATCAAAACGAATCATCATGCAAGCCACTGAATGTAGCTATGAAAAGGCTAGTCTTACATTTATTGAAGCAGACCAGCAGGTGAAATTAGCAATTGTAATGATTTTGACAGATAGCACTAAAGAAGAGGCAACTGAAAAATTAACAAAAGCAAATGGCTTTATTCGCAAAACGATTTAA
- a CDS encoding PTS transporter subunit EIIC: MAELKEERLAREIYEKVGGMGNVNKIIHCMTRVRMSLNDEEKVDLVGLKAIDGVMGVVEDDTLQVIVGPGTVNKVANKMVEMAGVRLGDPIMIQETNQPVKGNKTGLEAAEELARETKAKQKKKNNTPFKRALKSISNIFVPMIPAFVGAGIIGGIAAVLSNMLVAGTISGDNWANSVLVLNIIKNGLFTYLQIYVGINAAREFGATEALGGIVGGIVYLSGMTPEAPLPNILTGGTLSPGQGGIIGVILAVWLIALLEKRLHKVIPEAIDIILTPTIALLVIGLLTIFLIMPVAGAISTALVGAINWVLTIGGAFAGFVLGALFLPMVMFGLHQVLTPIHIEMISSTGMTLLLPILAMAGGGQVGAACALWLKCKKNKQLTNMIKGALPVGILGIGEPLIYGVTLPLGRPFVTACIGGGIGGAVIGALGGIGAIAIGPSGVALIPLIANGQWIGYILGLLAAYAGGFIATYFFGVPKEAMEPTEL, translated from the coding sequence ATGGCTGAATTAAAAGAAGAGCGTTTGGCAAGAGAGATTTATGAAAAAGTTGGTGGAATGGGGAACGTCAATAAAATTATTCATTGTATGACTCGTGTACGAATGTCATTAAATGATGAAGAGAAGGTTGACTTAGTTGGATTAAAAGCAATTGATGGCGTGATGGGTGTCGTTGAAGATGATACATTACAAGTCATTGTTGGCCCTGGAACAGTGAATAAAGTAGCCAATAAAATGGTAGAAATGGCAGGCGTTCGCTTAGGTGATCCAATCATGATCCAAGAAACCAATCAACCTGTAAAAGGAAATAAAACAGGTTTAGAGGCAGCTGAAGAACTGGCTCGTGAAACTAAAGCTAAACAGAAAAAGAAAAATAATACACCTTTTAAAAGAGCTTTAAAATCAATCTCAAATATTTTTGTTCCGATGATTCCAGCATTTGTTGGTGCAGGTATTATTGGCGGAATAGCAGCTGTTTTATCGAATATGCTGGTGGCTGGAACGATTAGTGGCGATAATTGGGCAAATAGTGTTCTTGTCCTTAACATTATTAAAAACGGTTTGTTTACGTACTTGCAAATTTATGTTGGGATCAATGCAGCTAGAGAATTTGGTGCAACTGAAGCATTAGGTGGAATCGTTGGTGGGATCGTTTATCTAAGCGGTATGACACCTGAAGCGCCATTGCCTAATATTTTAACCGGTGGGACACTTTCACCTGGGCAAGGTGGGATTATTGGTGTCATTCTAGCAGTTTGGCTGATTGCTTTACTTGAAAAACGTCTTCATAAAGTGATTCCAGAAGCAATTGATATTATTTTAACACCAACGATTGCATTATTAGTGATTGGTTTATTGACGATTTTCTTAATTATGCCTGTTGCAGGAGCAATCTCAACAGCGCTAGTAGGTGCAATCAACTGGGTCTTAACCATTGGTGGCGCATTTGCAGGTTTTGTTTTAGGTGCTTTATTCTTACCGATGGTGATGTTTGGATTACATCAAGTCTTAACTCCAATTCATATTGAAATGATTAGTTCAACTGGAATGACGTTACTATTGCCTATTTTAGCTATGGCTGGTGGCGGTCAAGTTGGAGCAGCCTGCGCACTGTGGTTGAAATGTAAAAAGAACAAGCAATTGACCAACATGATTAAAGGTGCATTGCCTGTAGGTATTTTAGGAATTGGTGAGCCATTGATTTACGGCGTGACGTTACCATTAGGGAGACCTTTTGTAACCGCTTGTATTGGTGGCGGTATCGGTGGAGCTGTAATTGGAGCTCTCGGTGGAATTGGTGCAATTGCCATTGGTCCAAGTGGGGTAGCTTTAATTCCTCTTATTGCAAATGGACAATGGATTGGCTATATTTTAGGATTATTAGCAGCTTACGCAGGTGGATTTATTGCTACGTATTTCTTTGGAGTTCCAAAAGAAGCAATGGAACCAACTGAACTATAA
- a CDS encoding MurR/RpiR family transcriptional regulator, producing the protein MQPNILFVIQEKLASLPKSEQKIGEAILKDPQKIIQMNATQLGKSANSSPAAIIRFCHSIGLKGFTELKLQLSAESKMIEEKLYTEILPDEEFEQMKKKLLLTTEHVLRETSKLLETAQVEEVTKAFNQSPIIYTYGLGASHLVALDIQQKYSRIGKHVMSTLDTHSLVASMSTAPKEAIFFGISNSGETKEVIQLMKAAQKFGLQTISLTELGDNSLKKLSTISLQTGISGEAPLRSAATSSLLTQLYAIDLLFYDFATKNYETILERLEKSKAGIQLLN; encoded by the coding sequence ATGCAACCTAATATTCTATTTGTTATCCAAGAAAAACTTGCTTCATTACCTAAATCAGAACAAAAAATTGGCGAAGCAATTTTAAAGGATCCCCAAAAAATTATCCAAATGAATGCGACTCAATTAGGGAAATCAGCCAATTCAAGTCCAGCTGCAATCATTCGTTTTTGCCATTCAATCGGTCTAAAAGGCTTTACCGAATTAAAGCTCCAATTGTCGGCTGAATCAAAAATGATTGAAGAAAAGCTATACACCGAGATACTACCAGACGAAGAATTTGAACAAATGAAGAAAAAATTATTATTAACAACTGAACATGTTTTAAGAGAAACCAGTAAATTACTAGAGACCGCTCAAGTGGAAGAAGTAACCAAAGCTTTCAATCAAAGCCCCATTATCTATACTTATGGACTAGGAGCCTCTCATTTAGTGGCGCTAGATATCCAACAAAAGTACAGTCGAATTGGCAAACATGTCATGAGCACGCTAGATACACATTCCTTGGTGGCTTCAATGTCAACAGCTCCAAAAGAGGCGATTTTCTTTGGTATTTCTAATAGTGGAGAAACAAAAGAAGTCATTCAATTGATGAAGGCAGCGCAAAAATTTGGCCTTCAAACCATTTCATTAACAGAGCTAGGCGATAATTCCTTAAAGAAATTGTCGACGATTTCCTTACAAACAGGCATTAGTGGTGAAGCACCTTTAAGAAGTGCTGCTACCAGTTCCCTACTAACACAACTATACGCAATCGATTTGCTTTTCTATGATTTTGCTACTAAAAATTACGAAACCATTTTAGAGAGATTAGAAAAATCGAAGGCGGGAATTCAATTATTGAACTAA
- a CDS encoding undecaprenyl-diphosphate phosphatase: MIEILKAVLLGIVEGITEWLPISSTGHMILVDEFIKLNTSAAFKEMFFVVIQLGAILAVVVLYFHKLNPFSPKKTKEEKSDTFSLWFKVIVAVLPAAVIGLKFDDMLEAKFYNFQTVAFTLIIYGILFIVIENWNKDRKPAITTFNQLTYKTALLIGVFQVLALIPGTSRSGATIIGAIILGTSRYIAAEFSFFLSIPVMFGASLLKLVKFGFHFTGMEYAILFTGMIVAFVVSIIAIKFLMSYIKQNDFKAFGYYRIILGVILIGYMVLFK, encoded by the coding sequence ATGATTGAAATTCTAAAAGCCGTACTTTTAGGAATCGTTGAGGGAATTACTGAATGGTTACCGATTAGTAGTACAGGTCATATGATTTTAGTAGACGAATTTATTAAGTTAAATACTTCTGCTGCCTTTAAAGAAATGTTTTTTGTTGTTATTCAATTAGGAGCTATTTTAGCAGTTGTTGTCCTCTATTTTCACAAGTTAAATCCTTTTTCCCCTAAAAAAACAAAGGAGGAAAAATCAGACACCTTCTCCCTTTGGTTTAAAGTAATCGTAGCTGTATTACCTGCTGCTGTCATTGGGTTAAAGTTTGACGATATGTTAGAAGCAAAGTTCTATAACTTTCAAACCGTTGCATTCACATTAATTATTTATGGTATTTTATTTATTGTTATTGAAAATTGGAATAAGGACAGAAAACCGGCAATTACTACCTTCAATCAACTGACTTATAAAACAGCCTTATTGATTGGTGTTTTCCAAGTGTTGGCCTTAATTCCTGGAACTTCACGTTCAGGCGCGACCATTATTGGTGCAATTATTTTAGGAACATCCCGTTACATTGCTGCTGAATTTTCATTCTTCTTATCAATTCCAGTTATGTTTGGTGCAAGTTTACTAAAACTTGTGAAATTCGGGTTCCACTTTACTGGTATGGAATATGCTATTCTGTTTACCGGCATGATCGTGGCCTTTGTCGTATCTATTATCGCAATTAAATTCTTAATGAGCTATATCAAACAAAATGACTTTAAAGCCTTTGGGTACTATCGTATTATTTTAGGTGTAATTTTGATTGGGTATATGGTCTTATTTAAATAA
- a CDS encoding HdeD family acid-resistance protein, with amino-acid sequence MKNFFKTLLLLSGILMIVLGFWFIFNPSGSLKTAIILIGLLLAANGVIEIFSYIQERRVWNISNWVLFDGIASLVAGGFILFDTAIAQKTLVLLFAIWVLFSGIMRLMTAVAMKNFPGWTWILTLGVIAVIVAIISFFSPILIGIGIGLILGAFFIIQGFSCIMVYLAIKNYR; translated from the coding sequence ATGAAGAATTTTTTTAAAACCTTATTATTACTGAGTGGCATCTTAATGATTGTCTTAGGTTTTTGGTTTATTTTCAACCCAAGCGGTTCTCTGAAAACAGCTATTATCTTGATTGGGTTATTATTAGCAGCAAACGGTGTGATTGAAATCTTTTCTTATATTCAAGAACGTAGAGTATGGAATATATCCAATTGGGTTTTATTTGATGGGATTGCTTCTCTTGTAGCCGGTGGCTTTATTTTATTCGATACAGCAATCGCTCAAAAAACATTGGTCTTATTATTTGCTATCTGGGTTTTATTTTCAGGTATTATGCGTTTAATGACTGCTGTTGCAATGAAGAATTTCCCTGGCTGGACTTGGATTTTAACCTTGGGTGTTATTGCTGTAATTGTAGCAATTATTTCTTTCTTTAGTCCCATTTTGATTGGAATTGGGATTGGCTTAATTTTGGGAGCATTCTTTATTATCCAAGGATTTAGCTGCATTATGGTTTATCTTGCAATTAAAAATTATCGTTAA
- a CDS encoding PTS sugar transporter subunit IIA, whose amino-acid sequence MFGLFKKKEAQKEVSELKGKLFSPANGEVIAIDKVSDPVFSQKMMGDGYAVIPTDGKIYSPVNGKVLSVFPTKHAVGILMDNGVEILLHMGLDTVELNGAPFDTVVTEGQLITPETLISTVDLEQLKAAGKDNAMVVVITNMEKVADYHLTVTGEAKASTEVASYTVA is encoded by the coding sequence ATGTTTGGATTATTTAAGAAAAAAGAAGCGCAAAAAGAAGTCTCAGAATTAAAAGGGAAATTGTTTTCACCAGCAAACGGCGAAGTGATTGCAATTGATAAGGTTAGTGATCCAGTCTTTTCACAAAAAATGATGGGAGACGGTTATGCAGTAATTCCAACCGACGGAAAAATCTATTCTCCAGTAAACGGCAAAGTACTAAGTGTTTTTCCAACGAAGCATGCTGTGGGGATTTTGATGGATAATGGCGTAGAAATTTTATTGCACATGGGGTTAGATACAGTCGAATTAAATGGAGCGCCATTTGATACAGTCGTGACAGAAGGACAACTAATTACGCCAGAAACATTGATTTCAACTGTTGACTTAGAGCAATTAAAAGCGGCAGGTAAAGACAATGCGATGGTTGTTGTTATTACGAATATGGAAAAAGTAGCCGACTATCATCTTACAGTTACTGGTGAAGCAAAAGCAAGCACAGAAGTTGCTTCATATACAGTTGCCTAA
- a CDS encoding EAL domain-containing protein, with amino-acid sequence MEQLHKIKAIQKAIIQKQYSVYYQPKIEKQTRKIIGAEALMRLKVEADIVSPFEFINEVIRLGKMAEMQAYLIKEVVAKLNSETLIHKEFSISVNINAEDLVNERYIEGIIEELKKELLNPSQLELEITEKKEIVDLMKAQKNVTKLKELAIKLSLDDFGKGYSSLAYLKAFPIDTLKIDQSFVQEALVSWKTQEIIRAIIQLSHNLNIQVVAEGVETIEQLQFLDDLGCDIYQGFYFDAAIPFSQLKEKWLEDKEGNSLIN; translated from the coding sequence ATGGAACAACTTCATAAAATCAAAGCGATTCAAAAGGCCATCATACAAAAACAATATAGTGTCTATTACCAACCTAAAATTGAAAAACAAACCAGAAAAATCATTGGTGCAGAAGCCTTAATGCGTTTAAAAGTCGAAGCTGATATTGTTTCTCCATTTGAATTTATAAATGAAGTAATTCGTTTAGGGAAAATGGCTGAGATGCAAGCGTATCTAATCAAAGAAGTTGTTGCAAAACTTAATTCTGAAACGCTTATCCATAAAGAATTTTCTATTTCAGTGAATATCAATGCAGAAGACTTGGTAAATGAACGTTACATTGAAGGCATTATCGAGGAGTTAAAGAAAGAACTGCTTAATCCATCCCAACTTGAATTAGAAATTACTGAAAAAAAAGAAATTGTAGACTTGATGAAGGCACAAAAAAATGTGACTAAATTAAAAGAACTCGCAATCAAACTGAGTTTAGATGATTTTGGAAAAGGCTACAGCTCATTAGCCTATTTAAAAGCTTTTCCCATCGACACGTTAAAGATTGATCAATCTTTTGTTCAAGAGGCATTAGTCAGTTGGAAGACGCAAGAAATTATTCGCGCAATCATTCAATTAAGCCACAATCTCAACATTCAGGTGGTTGCAGAAGGTGTTGAAACAATCGAACAATTGCAATTTCTGGATGATTTAGGTTGTGATATTTATCAAGGATTTTATTTTGATGCAGCGATTCCTTTCAGTCAATTAAAAGAAAAATGGTTGGAAGATAAGGAAGGCAATAGCTTAATTAACTAA